One window from the genome of Streptomyces sp. NBC_00708 encodes:
- a CDS encoding oxidoreductase, with protein MTERHDDDLPDGLSAAELGMWQSFRNGTTYDLRARDRVRDDPFAPHEWGPERSVEARVVARLLLSGPPARPGRVTALKLWGVRITGKLDLAGGRVDPYVELTGCRFDEEVAFPECHFTTLRLVGCALPRLEAARLRTEGDLHLPRCRVERGIRLTDAQIGTDLLINQIEAGPDRQGRALLGDGLTVAQDLQAEMADLLGELSLRGAKVGGSLSLRGSRLRAVQGRRALNAPQLSVERTLYMSEAWVSVDTGNQGTTPPYGIATSPTPAHGTRAQVFRCRGGVRLDDGRFGDAVDLHKAVFVLDAHEELSLRRTVTPELRFNPERPARGRVVLNGAKVVTLIDVSTSWPGPGGLAMGGFVYENLVPYGHFPLSRRLEWVAAATPEYVPEPYERLAAVLRGSGEDADAREVLLAKQRRRRETLPPAGKLWGYLQDWTVAYGYRPGRAAVWMAVLWAAGTLAFSRYDPASIKGGEHPRWNAALYALDLLIPVIDLGQDGYWRMEGGWQWLAAALVLLGWILATTVAAGASRLLRRG; from the coding sequence GTGACGGAGCGGCACGACGATGATCTCCCGGACGGCCTCAGCGCGGCGGAGCTGGGCATGTGGCAGTCCTTCCGGAACGGCACGACCTACGACCTGCGGGCCCGCGACCGGGTCCGCGACGATCCCTTCGCCCCGCACGAGTGGGGACCCGAGCGCAGCGTGGAGGCCCGGGTCGTCGCCCGGCTGCTGCTGAGCGGCCCGCCGGCCCGGCCGGGCCGGGTGACGGCGCTGAAGCTCTGGGGCGTACGAATCACCGGAAAGCTGGACCTGGCGGGCGGGCGCGTCGATCCGTACGTGGAGCTGACCGGCTGCCGGTTCGACGAGGAGGTGGCCTTCCCGGAGTGCCACTTCACGACCCTGCGGCTGGTGGGCTGCGCGCTGCCGCGCCTGGAGGCGGCACGGCTGCGCACCGAGGGCGATCTGCATCTGCCGCGCTGCCGGGTGGAGCGGGGCATCCGGCTCACGGACGCGCAGATCGGCACGGACCTGCTGATCAACCAGATCGAGGCCGGCCCGGACCGGCAGGGCCGGGCCCTGCTCGGGGACGGGCTGACGGTGGCCCAGGACCTCCAGGCCGAGATGGCCGACCTGCTCGGCGAGCTGAGTCTGCGCGGCGCGAAGGTGGGCGGTTCGCTGAGCCTGCGCGGCAGCCGGCTGCGCGCGGTCCAGGGGCGCCGCGCGCTGAACGCCCCGCAGCTCAGCGTGGAGCGGACGCTGTACATGAGCGAGGCGTGGGTCAGCGTGGACACGGGGAACCAGGGCACCACTCCCCCGTACGGCATCGCCACCTCGCCGACCCCTGCGCACGGCACCCGGGCGCAGGTGTTCCGCTGCCGGGGCGGGGTGCGGCTGGACGACGGCAGGTTCGGTGACGCGGTGGACCTGCACAAGGCGGTGTTCGTGCTGGACGCGCACGAGGAGCTGTCGCTGCGCCGGACGGTCACCCCGGAGCTGCGGTTCAACCCGGAGCGCCCGGCGCGCGGCCGGGTGGTGCTCAACGGCGCGAAGGTCGTCACGCTGATCGACGTGTCGACGAGCTGGCCGGGCCCCGGCGGCCTGGCGATGGGCGGGTTCGTGTACGAGAACCTCGTCCCGTACGGGCACTTCCCGCTCTCCCGGCGCCTGGAGTGGGTGGCGGCGGCCACCCCGGAGTACGTGCCGGAGCCGTACGAGCGCCTGGCGGCCGTGCTCCGGGGCAGCGGGGAGGACGCGGACGCCCGGGAGGTGCTGCTCGCCAAGCAGCGCCGCCGTCGCGAGACGCTGCCGCCCGCCGGGAAGCTCTGGGGCTATCTCCAGGACTGGACGGTGGCGTACGGCTACCGGCCGGGGCGGGCCGCGGTGTGGATGGCGGTGCTGTGGGCGGCGGGCACGCTGGCGTTCTCGCGGTACGACCCGGCATCGATCAAGGGCGGGGAGCATCCCCGGTGGAACGCGGCGCTGTACGCCCTGGATCTGCTCATCCCGGTGATCGATCTCGGCCAGGACGGCTACTGGCGGATGGAGGGCGGCTGGCAGTGGCTGGCGGCGGCGCTGGTCCTGCTGGGGTGGATACTGGCCACCACGGTCGCGGCGGGCGCCTCCCGGCTGCTGCGCCGCGGCTGA